The following coding sequences lie in one Aquisalimonas asiatica genomic window:
- a CDS encoding Tex family protein, whose translation MADTLTQRIAEELGVRTNQVDAAVQLLDDGATVPFVARYRKEATGGLDDTQLRQLEERLGYLRELDERRDTIITTIREQGQLTDSLHQALQAADTKQRLEDLYLPYKKKRRTKGQIAREAGLEPLARALVSDPSVDPQVRAADYVNADAGVADADAALEGARAILAEEAAEDPDLVAGLREHAWNKGVLVSEVAPGQEEVGAKFSDYFDYREPLRAVPSHRALALLRGRKERILRLAIEIDGDQPGPCHDRVAGYYGFRHQGRPGDDWLQALVRHTWRVKLYTRLETDLIGSLRERAETEAIQVFGRNLHDLLLAPPAGSRCVMGIDPGIRTGCKVVVVSSTGKLLDTATIYPLPPKNAWDQSIHTLAQLMERHGVDMVAVGNGTGSRETERLAKEVGKRHTELRAQVVMVSEAGASVYSASEVAAKEFPELDVSLRGAVSIARRLQDPLAELVKIDPKSIGVGQYQHDVSQTQLARTLDAVVEDCVNAVGVDVNTASAPLLARVSGLNTTLAENVVAHRDANGAFPDRKALRKVPRLGDKTFEQAAGFLRINGGPQPLDRSAVHPEAYPLVERILKANGRSLDDTIGDSAFLGKLRPADYADEQFGEPTVRDILAELDKPGRDPRPEFVTANLRDDVETLADLRPGMQLEGTVSNVTNFGAFVDLGVHQDGLVHISAMSTQFIRDPREVVKPGDVVKIKVLSVDERRKRIALTMRLDDPLPGDEPADKAPAKKGGGKGKPQPKAQEKPAEGSLADAFRAAQKK comes from the coding sequence ATGGCCGATACCCTGACTCAACGGATTGCCGAGGAACTCGGCGTGCGCACCAACCAGGTCGACGCCGCCGTGCAACTGCTGGACGACGGCGCCACCGTGCCGTTCGTCGCCCGCTACCGCAAGGAGGCCACCGGCGGCCTGGACGACACCCAGCTGCGCCAGCTGGAAGAACGCCTGGGCTACCTGCGCGAGCTGGACGAGCGCCGCGACACCATCATCACCACCATCCGCGAGCAGGGGCAGCTCACCGACAGCCTGCACCAGGCCCTGCAGGCCGCCGACACCAAGCAGCGGCTGGAAGACCTCTACCTGCCCTACAAGAAAAAGCGCCGCACCAAGGGCCAGATCGCCCGCGAGGCCGGCCTGGAACCGTTGGCGCGGGCGCTGGTCAGCGACCCCTCCGTGGACCCGCAGGTCCGCGCCGCCGATTACGTCAACGCCGATGCCGGCGTGGCGGACGCTGACGCCGCCCTGGAGGGCGCCCGCGCCATCCTCGCCGAGGAAGCCGCCGAGGACCCGGACCTGGTCGCCGGGCTGCGCGAACACGCCTGGAACAAGGGCGTGCTGGTCTCCGAGGTCGCTCCCGGCCAGGAAGAGGTCGGCGCCAAGTTCAGCGACTACTTCGACTACCGGGAACCGCTCCGGGCCGTGCCCTCCCACCGGGCCCTGGCCCTGCTGCGCGGGCGCAAGGAGCGCATCCTGCGCCTCGCCATCGAGATCGACGGCGACCAGCCCGGCCCCTGCCACGACCGGGTCGCCGGCTATTACGGTTTCCGCCACCAGGGGCGCCCGGGGGACGACTGGCTGCAGGCACTGGTGCGCCACACCTGGCGGGTCAAGCTCTACACCCGCCTGGAGACGGACCTCATCGGCAGCCTGCGCGAGCGCGCCGAGACCGAGGCCATCCAGGTGTTCGGCCGCAACCTGCACGATCTGCTGCTGGCGCCGCCGGCGGGCAGCCGCTGCGTCATGGGCATCGACCCGGGCATCCGCACCGGCTGCAAGGTGGTGGTGGTGTCATCCACCGGCAAACTGCTGGACACCGCCACCATCTACCCCCTGCCACCGAAGAACGCCTGGGACCAGAGCATCCACACCCTGGCCCAGCTCATGGAGCGCCACGGCGTGGACATGGTGGCCGTGGGCAACGGCACCGGCTCCCGCGAGACCGAGCGGCTGGCGAAAGAGGTGGGCAAGCGTCACACCGAGCTGCGCGCCCAGGTGGTGATGGTCTCCGAGGCCGGCGCCTCGGTGTACTCCGCCTCGGAAGTGGCAGCGAAGGAGTTCCCGGAGCTGGACGTGAGCCTGCGCGGCGCCGTGTCCATCGCCCGCCGCCTGCAGGATCCGCTGGCGGAGCTGGTGAAGATCGACCCGAAGTCCATCGGCGTGGGGCAGTACCAGCACGACGTCAGCCAGACCCAGCTCGCCCGCACCCTGGATGCGGTGGTGGAAGACTGCGTCAACGCCGTGGGCGTGGACGTGAACACCGCCTCCGCACCGCTACTGGCCCGCGTCTCCGGGCTCAACACCACCCTGGCCGAGAACGTGGTGGCCCACCGGGACGCCAACGGCGCCTTCCCGGACCGCAAGGCCCTGCGCAAGGTGCCGCGCCTGGGTGACAAGACCTTCGAGCAGGCCGCCGGCTTTCTGCGCATCAACGGCGGCCCGCAACCCCTGGACCGCTCCGCCGTGCACCCGGAGGCCTACCCGCTGGTGGAGCGCATTCTCAAGGCCAACGGCCGCAGCCTGGACGACACCATCGGCGACAGCGCCTTCCTGGGCAAGCTGCGCCCGGCCGATTACGCCGACGAGCAGTTCGGCGAACCCACCGTGCGGGACATCCTCGCCGAGCTGGACAAGCCGGGCCGCGACCCGCGCCCGGAGTTCGTCACCGCCAACCTGCGCGACGACGTGGAAACCCTGGCGGACCTCAGGCCCGGCATGCAGCTGGAGGGGACCGTGAGCAACGTCACCAACTTCGGCGCCTTCGTGGACCTGGGCGTCCACCAGGACGGCCTGGTACACATCTCCGCCATGAGCACGCAGTTCATCCGCGATCCCCGCGAAGTGGTCAAGCCCGGCGACGTGGTGAAGATCAAGGTGCTCAGCGTGGACGAGCGGCGCAAGCGCATCGCACTCACCATGCGCCTGGACGACCCCCTGCCCGGTGACGAGCCGGCGGACAAGGCGCCGGCGAAGAAAGGCGGCGGCAAGGGCAAGCCACAACCGAAGGCCCAGGAGAAACCCGCCGAAGGCAGCCTCGCCGACGCGTTCCGGGCGGCGCAGAAGAAGTAG
- a CDS encoding peptidoglycan DD-metalloendopeptidase family protein: protein MSLITTGMIGFGSGGSGSGASGDTVAVELGMPGTRVGDMVAQRARGNGSRTTAATMDDSPAAVSDNGAPADSGPLRAANATAADMDSGWANYINASTGSTDASDDTAGSAAEAEADLEELAAPHEGPEWETIEVRSGDSLAAIFSRAGLSAGELHRLINTDDRTAQLQRIYPGDEIHFHVESDALQGLRYDIDDADTLVVARGDDGFDVSIESRAIETRVKHASGTVNSSLFVAGQDAGLSHGQIMRLMNIFKWQVDFGRDVRSGDMFSVAYESYYIDDEHVRDGPILAARYVNRGNAIDAVRYEDPDGNRGFYNPEGENLRKAFIRRPVGDARISSGFNPNRKHPVLGVRRPHLGTDFAAPSGTPIRAAGAGRVVHASRKGGYGRTVIIEHAGRYRTLYAHMSGYASGISVGTRVEQGQTIGYVGASGLVTGAHLHYEFIKDGVHRNPMRVDLPSGDPVASEHMDDFIARAAPLVAQLDDMHEEQEQQLAMRDEE from the coding sequence GTGAGCCTGATCACCACGGGCATGATCGGCTTCGGGAGTGGCGGTTCCGGTTCGGGAGCGTCCGGCGACACGGTGGCCGTGGAGCTGGGCATGCCGGGCACCCGGGTTGGCGACATGGTCGCGCAGCGGGCCCGCGGTAACGGCAGCCGCACCACCGCCGCCACCATGGACGACAGCCCGGCGGCAGTCTCCGATAACGGGGCGCCCGCGGATTCCGGCCCGTTGCGTGCCGCCAATGCCACGGCAGCCGACATGGATTCGGGCTGGGCCAACTACATCAACGCCAGCACCGGCAGCACCGACGCCAGCGACGATACCGCCGGGAGCGCGGCGGAGGCCGAAGCCGACCTGGAGGAACTGGCCGCGCCCCACGAAGGGCCGGAATGGGAGACCATCGAAGTCCGCTCCGGCGACTCCCTGGCCGCGATCTTCAGCCGCGCCGGCCTGTCCGCCGGCGAGCTTCACCGGCTCATCAACACCGACGACCGCACCGCGCAGCTCCAGCGCATCTACCCCGGTGACGAAATCCACTTCCACGTCGAAAGCGACGCCCTGCAGGGGCTGCGCTACGACATCGACGATGCCGACACGCTGGTCGTCGCCCGGGGTGACGACGGCTTTGACGTCAGCATCGAGAGCCGCGCCATCGAGACCCGGGTCAAGCACGCCAGCGGCACGGTCAACAGCTCCCTGTTCGTCGCCGGCCAGGACGCCGGGCTCAGCCACGGTCAGATCATGCGGCTGATGAACATCTTCAAGTGGCAGGTGGACTTCGGCCGGGACGTGCGCTCCGGCGACATGTTCTCGGTGGCGTACGAGTCCTACTACATCGACGACGAGCACGTGCGCGACGGCCCCATTCTCGCCGCCCGCTACGTCAACCGCGGCAACGCCATCGACGCCGTGCGCTACGAGGATCCGGACGGCAACCGCGGCTTCTACAACCCCGAAGGTGAAAACCTGCGCAAGGCGTTCATCCGCCGCCCGGTCGGCGATGCGCGCATCAGCTCCGGCTTCAACCCCAACCGCAAGCACCCGGTACTCGGGGTTCGCCGCCCGCACCTGGGCACCGACTTCGCCGCGCCGTCGGGCACGCCGATCCGCGCCGCCGGTGCCGGACGCGTGGTCCACGCCTCACGCAAGGGCGGCTACGGCCGCACGGTGATCATCGAGCACGCCGGCCGCTACCGCACGCTGTATGCGCACATGTCCGGCTACGCCAGCGGCATCAGCGTCGGCACCCGCGTGGAGCAGGGGCAGACCATCGGCTATGTCGGTGCCTCCGGGCTGGTCACCGGCGCGCATCTCCATTACGAGTTCATCAAGGACGGCGTCCACCGCAACCCCATGCGGGTGGATCTGCCCAGCGGCGACCCGGTTGCCAGCGAGCACATGGATGATTTCATCGCCCGCGCCGCCCCCCTGGTGGCACAGCTCGATGACATGCACGAGGAGCAGGAACAGCAGCTGGCGATGCGGGACGAGGAATGA
- a CDS encoding Slp family lipoprotein, with the protein MVRIALLGLACLGLLLTACSTTRDSIPDPGRGAPTISDVRASPDRHQGETIRWGGSIAGVENRQDVTLVEVVGRPLDRSGRPRSGDSSEGRFLAVIDGFLDPAVYEEGRRITVSGTVDGDVTRAVGEHDYRYVQVRATGHHLWPEPRPDPYAHDPRYYPGPYYGPRYGPWYDPWYDPWYPHRRGFR; encoded by the coding sequence ATGGTCAGGATTGCTCTTCTGGGTCTGGCATGTCTGGGGCTGCTGCTGACCGCCTGCAGCACCACCCGGGACTCCATCCCGGACCCCGGTCGTGGCGCACCGACAATCAGCGATGTGCGCGCATCACCGGATCGGCACCAGGGCGAGACGATCCGCTGGGGCGGGTCCATCGCCGGCGTGGAGAACCGGCAGGACGTCACGCTGGTGGAGGTGGTGGGCCGCCCGCTGGACCGGAGCGGCCGGCCGCGCAGCGGCGACTCCAGTGAGGGGCGGTTTCTCGCGGTGATCGACGGCTTTCTCGATCCGGCGGTCTACGAGGAGGGCCGCCGCATCACCGTCAGCGGCACCGTGGACGGGGACGTGACCCGGGCCGTGGGCGAGCATGACTACCGCTACGTGCAGGTGCGTGCCACCGGGCATCACCTGTGGCCCGAGCCCCGGCCCGACCCCTACGCCCACGACCCCCGCTATTACCCGGGCCCCTACTACGGCCCCCGTTACGGGCCCTGGTACGACCCCTGGTATGATCCGTGGTACCCCCATCGCCGCGGTTTCCGATAG
- a CDS encoding DMT family transporter: MTLSGRAALVLLGLVIVLWGLNWPVMKVGLEYIPPLLFTSIRMVLGCLCMVFAAAVMGQLRRPYRDEWTLVLSVGLIQMALFLGLVTIALQYVPAGRSSILAYTTSLWVLPIAAMTLGETLTRPRLAGFALGIGGVAVMFNPFGFDWTNPAVVIGNGLLLLAALCWALLIVYVRAQRNQGPPLTLAPWQFGIAAIVLLPIALLVEDASTVTWSDPVLLGVLFYNGPLATAFPFWAIITITRALPAVTTSIGSLGVPAFGVAASAVLLGEALTGTNIVGLLLIGAGVATVTLSDRNRRNEPDSDSTVSTENRTF; the protein is encoded by the coding sequence ATGACCCTCTCGGGACGCGCCGCCCTGGTGCTGCTGGGGCTGGTGATCGTGCTCTGGGGGCTGAACTGGCCGGTGATGAAGGTCGGCCTCGAGTACATTCCGCCCCTGCTGTTTACCAGCATCCGCATGGTGCTCGGGTGCCTGTGCATGGTGTTCGCCGCCGCCGTCATGGGACAACTGCGCCGCCCCTACCGCGATGAGTGGACACTGGTCCTGAGCGTAGGGCTGATTCAGATGGCGCTGTTTCTCGGCCTGGTAACCATCGCCCTGCAGTACGTGCCTGCCGGCCGCTCCTCCATTCTCGCCTACACCACCTCGCTGTGGGTTCTGCCCATCGCCGCCATGACACTGGGCGAAACCCTTACCCGCCCGCGCCTGGCGGGATTCGCCCTGGGCATCGGCGGGGTCGCGGTGATGTTCAACCCGTTCGGTTTCGACTGGACCAACCCCGCGGTGGTCATCGGCAACGGCCTGCTGCTGCTCGCCGCCCTGTGCTGGGCCCTGCTGATCGTCTACGTGCGCGCCCAGCGTAACCAGGGTCCGCCGCTGACGCTGGCGCCGTGGCAGTTCGGTATCGCCGCGATCGTCCTGCTGCCCATTGCGCTGCTCGTCGAAGACGCCAGCACCGTGACGTGGTCGGATCCGGTCCTGCTGGGTGTTCTCTTCTACAACGGCCCGCTGGCCACGGCGTTCCCGTTCTGGGCGATCATCACCATCACCCGGGCACTGCCGGCGGTCACCACCTCCATCGGCAGCCTCGGCGTACCGGCGTTCGGCGTGGCGGCATCGGCCGTGCTGCTCGGTGAGGCGCTCACCGGCACCAACATCGTCGGGCTGCTGCTCATCGGTGCCGGTGTTGCAACGGTCACGCTGTCGGACCGCAACAGACGAAACGAACCCGACTCCGATTCCACGGTCTCAACAGAGAACCGGACGTTCTGA
- a CDS encoding Slp family lipoprotein yields the protein MRRTAMKTLPVIAATLLLTACATGPQFDTDGVNRDLQPRQAASDQARDEQVLWGGTILSVKPQQDTTQIEVLAYPLDRGHQPRIDRSSQGRFLIIADGYLEPADYAEGRQITVRGPLDDARTATIGEADYTYAVVRADDLHLWPRQSSGQARQEPRVNFGIGIGIMR from the coding sequence ATGCGCCGTACAGCGATGAAAACGCTCCCCGTGATCGCCGCCACGCTGCTGCTCACGGCCTGCGCCACCGGGCCGCAGTTCGACACCGACGGGGTCAACCGCGACCTGCAACCCAGGCAGGCAGCTTCCGATCAGGCACGTGACGAGCAGGTCCTCTGGGGCGGCACCATTCTGTCCGTGAAACCCCAGCAGGACACCACCCAGATTGAAGTCCTCGCGTACCCGCTGGACCGCGGCCACCAGCCGCGGATCGATCGCTCCTCCCAGGGGCGGTTCCTGATCATCGCCGACGGCTACCTGGAGCCCGCCGACTACGCCGAGGGGCGCCAGATCACGGTGCGCGGCCCGCTCGACGACGCCCGCACGGCCACCATCGGCGAGGCGGACTACACCTACGCGGTGGTGCGCGCCGACGACCTCCACCTGTGGCCCCGCCAGTCCAGCGGCCAGGCGCGTCAGGAGCCGCGCGTGAACTTCGGGATCGGCATCGGCATCATGCGGTGA